The following coding sequences are from one Xiphophorus couchianus chromosome 7, X_couchianus-1.0, whole genome shotgun sequence window:
- the LOC114147831 gene encoding dedicator of cytokinesis protein 9 isoform X14 — protein MQGKAGKAPKKELVIESPQQYKNPAEAEVDSVPQEVVKPKVIEPLDYENVLVQRKTQILSDVLRDMLQFPLEDFEISTLRRQGRTLYPTVPENAEREAQSLFVQECIKTYKSDWHVVNYKYEDYSGDFRQLPNKVPRPEKLAVHVFEVDEDVDKEEDTASLGSQKGGISKHGWLYKGNMNSAISVTMRSFKRRYFHLTQLGDGSYNLNFYKDEKISKEPKGTIFLDSCMGVVQNNKVRRFAFELKMQDKSTYLLAAESEAEMEDWINMLNKILHSSFEIAMQEKRNGDIHDDDDLGKSDSSSGSLDSFQSTRDIESRMRSETRLKLFTVDPDTQKLDFSGIEPDVKQFEEKFGKRVLVNCNDLSFNLQSCVAENEDGPTTNVEPFYVTLSLFDIQNGRKISSDFQVDLNHQSVRGMVPSNTSQYVNGGGEARSEGQRFIHGVPEAALLYPKQGVFSVTCPHPDIFLVARIDKVLQGGINHCAEPYMKSSDSTKMAQKVLKNAKLACSRLGQYRMPFAWAARTLFKDASGTLDKSARFSALYRQDSNKLSNDDMLKLLADFRKPEKMAKLPIILGNLDVTIDSVAPDLTNCVTSSYIPVKQFDVSERSSVFFEVEEFVPFIAKCSQPFTIYNNHLYVYPKHLKYDSQKSFAKARNIAVCIEFRDSDDEEAVSLKCIYGRPGGPLFTKNAFTSVLHHQHNPEFYDEFKIELPTQLHEKHHLLFTFYHVSCDSNSKASTKKKDVVETQVGYAWLPLLKDGRVIMNEHHIPVAANLPAGYLSCQEGASKHLSPEVKWVDGGKHLFKVSTHLVSTVYTQDQHLHNFFHHCQSVASAAQGPGGELVKYLKSLHAMESHVMIKFLPTILNQLFRVLTSATQEDVAVNVTRVMIHIVAQCHEEGLEHYLRSYVKFVFRTESYTSSTTRTVHEELAKAMTVILKPSTDFLTSNKLLKYSWYFFEALVKSMAQYLIESCKVRLSRNQRFSASFHHTVETLVNMMMPHITQKYKDNLDAARNANHSLAVFIKRCFNLMDRGFVFKQINNYINGFMPGDPKTLYEFKFEFLRVVCNHEHYVPLNLPMPFGKGRILRFQDLQMDYSLTEDFCRNHFLVGLLLREVSAALQEFREIRQIAIHVLKTLMIKHTFDDRYSSKSQQARLATLYFPLFGLLQENVNRLNVKEVSPFPVNHSNNNGRDDSLLSNALMTPPRSSTFLDTSLHKDVFGAISGTTSPHAVSTPNVNSMRHTDSRGSLISTESVNSLHERNHDKTNSLDKNQPASTLGSTLMRCDKLDQAEIKSLLMCFLHVLKGMSEDALFTYWNKASSAELMDFFILIEVCLHQFRYMGKRYIARNQEGAGPVAHERKSQTLPVSRNRAGMMHARLQQLSSLDNSYTFNYTYSHSDADVLNQSLLEANIATEVCLTVLDTLSIFIMGFKTQLCSDHGHSPLMKKVFEVHLCFLHINQSETALKQVFTSLRTFIYKFPCTFFEGRADMCAAFCYEILKCCNSKLSSIRSDAAHLLYFLMKSNFDYTGRKSFVRTHLQVVIAVSQLIADVIGIGSTRFQQSLSIINNCANSDRTIKHTAFPSDVKDLTKRIRTVLMATAQMKEHERDPEMLVDLQYSLAKSYASTPELRKTWLDSMARIHVKNGDLSEAAMCYVHVAALVAEYLRRKGMFKQGCSAFRVVTPNIDEEAAMMEDVGMQDVHFNEDVLMELLEECADGLWKAERYELISDIYKLIIPIYEKRRDFEKLAHLYDTLHRAYSKVTEVMHTGKRLLGTYFRVAFFGQGFFEDEDGKEYIYKEPKFTPLSEISQRLLKLYSDKFGQENVKMIQDSGRINPKDLDSKYAYIQVTHVTPYLDEKELADRKTEFEKSHNIRRFVFEMPFTISGKKQGGVEEQCKRRTILTTTHCFPYVKKRIAVMYQHHTDLSPIEVAIDEMSKKVAEINQLCSSSDVDMIRLQLKLQGSISVQVNAGPLAYARAFLDDSSAKKYPDNKVKQLKEVFRHFVEACGHGLGINERLIKEDQQEYHDEMKANYRDLTRELSIIMHEQIIPVEDGMKSVLPDSLHIFNAISGTPTSVTIQGIPHSASVI, from the exons aTTTCAACTTTGAGGCGCCAAGGGAGAACTCTGTACCCCACAGTGCCTGAAAATGCTGAGAGGGAGGCCCAGAGCCTGTTTGTCCAAGAG TGCATTAAGACCTACAAGTCTGACTGGCATGTGGTCAACTACAAGTACGAGGATTATTCTGGGGATTTTCGACAGCTTCCAAA CAAAGTACCCCGGCCTGAAAAACTGGCGGTTCATGTGTTCGAAGTGGATGAAGATGTTGATAAAGAGGAG GACACTGCCTCCTTAGGATCCCAGAAAGGGGGCATTTCCAAACATGGCTGGCTGTATAAAGGGAACATGAACAGTGCAATCAGTGTCACCATGAGG TCGTTCAAGAGGAGGTATTTCCACCTTACGCAGCTTGGGGATGGCTCGTACAATCTAAACTTCTACAAAGACGAGAAGATCTCCAAAGAGCCAAAAGGAACCATTTTCCTGGATTCCTGCATGGGTGTGGTTCAG AACAACAAAGTTCGGAGGTTTGCTTTTGAGCTGAAGATGCAGGATAAGAGCACGTACCTGCTGGCTGCAGAAAGCGAAGCAGAGATGGAGGACTGGATCAACATGCTCAACAAGATCCTCCACAGCAGCTTTGAGATTGCCATGCAGGAGAAGAGGAATGGAGACATTCatgatg ATGATGATCTTGGAAAGTCAGACAGTTCTTCTGGCAGCCTGGATAGCTTTCAG AGCACCAGAGATATTGAGTCAAGAATGAGGAGTGAAACCAGACTGAAGCTGTTCACAGTGGATCCAGACACACAG AAACTGGACTTCTCAGGAATAGAGCCGGATGTTAAACAGTTCGAGGAGAAGTTTGGCAAGAGGGTTCTGGTCAACTGCAACGATCTCTCATTCAACCTGCAAAGCTGCGTGGCAGAGAACGAGGATGGGCCGACTACAAAC GTGGAACCTTTCTATGTCACTCTGTCGCTGTTCGACATCCAGAACGGCAGGAAAATTTCCTCTGACTTCCAAGTTGACTTAAACCACCAGTCTGTCAGGGGAATGGTTCCAAGTAACACCAGTCAGTATGTGAACGGAGGAGGTGAAGCCCGATCCGAGGGGCAGCGGTTTATCCACGGGGTGCCAGAAGCAGCTTTGCTGTATCCCAAACAG GGAGTGTTTTCAGTGACATGCCCTCATCCAGATATCTTCCTAGTGGCTCGCATCGATAAGGTGCTTCAGGGGGGAATCAACCATTGTGCCGAGCCATACATGAAGAGTTCAGACTCCACCAAG ATGGCACAGAAGGTCCTGAAAAATGCCAAGCTGGCGTGTAGTCGATTGGGTCAGTACAGGATGCCCTTTGCCTGGGCAGCAAG aacCTTGTTCAAAGATGCATCTGGGACACTTGACAAAAGTGCCCGCTTCTCAGCTCTGTACAGACAGGACAGCAACAAACTGTCCAATGACGACATGCTCAAATTGCTGGCAGATTTCAGAAA aCCAGAGAAGATGGCCAAGCTGCCTATAATCCTTGGAAACCTTGATGTTACCATTGACAGTGTTGCCCCCGACTTAACGA ATTGCGTTACCTCATCCTACATTCCTGTGAAGCAGTTTGATGTCAGTGAGAGGAGCAGTGTGTTTTTCGAAGTGGAGGAGTTTGTGCCGTTCATCGCCAAATGTTCTCAGCCTTTCACTATCTACAATAATCACCTCTATGTCTACCCAAAGCACTTGAAATATGACAGCCAGAAGTCATTTGCAAAG GCTAGAAACATAGCTGTCTGCATTGAGTTCAGGGACTCAGATGATGAAGAAGCTGTTTCACTTAAG TGCATCTATGGGCGACCTGGAGGACCCTTGTTTACCAAAAATGCCTTTACCTCAGTATTACATCACCAGCACAACCCCGAATTCTATGATGAA TTTAAGATCGAGTTGCCAACACAGCTCCACGAGAAACATCATTTGCTGTTTACTTTCTACCATGTGAGCTGTGACAGCAACAGCAAGGCCAGCACCAAGAAGAAAGATGTGGTTGAAACTCAAG TGGGATATGCCTGGCTCCCTTTGCTGAAGGATGGCCGGGTGATAATGAATGAACATCACATCCCTGTTGCTGCTAACCTTCCTGCTGGATACCTCAGTTGTCAAGAGGGCGCCAGCAAG CATTTGAGTCCTGAGGTCAAATGGGTTGATGGAGGAAAACACTTGTTTAAAGTGTCCACACACCTAGTGTCCACTGTGTACACTCAG GATCAACATTTGCACAACTTTTTTCATCACTGTCAGAGTGTTGCATCAGCAGCACAAGGACCTGGAGGAGAACTGGTCAAATACCTGAAG AGTTTGCATGCCATGGAGAGTCACGTGATGATCAAGTTCTTGCCAACTATCCTCAATCAGCTGTTTAGAGTGCTGACCAGTGCCACACAGGAGGACGTAGCAGTAAATGTTACAAG GGTCATGATTCACATTGTAGCTCAGTGCCACGAGGAAGGCTTGGAACACTACCTTCGCTCTTATGTGAAG TTTGTATTCAGGACTGAGTCGTACACTTCCTCCACGACCCGAACAGTACACGAGGAGTTGGCGAAAGCCATGACTGTAATCCTGAAGCCTTCCACTGACTTCCTGACGAGTAACAAGCTGCTCAAG TATTCATGGTATTTCTTTGAAGCCTTAGTCAAGTCCATGGCTCAGTACTTGATTGAAAGCTGCAAAGTGAGG TTGTCAAGGAATCAGCGGTTCTCTGCATCTTTTCATCACACTGTGGAAACTTTGGTCAACATGATGATGCCACACATCACTCAGAAGTACAAAGACAACCTGGATGCTGCTCGCAATGCCAACCACAGCCTAGCTGTCTTCATAAAG CGCTGCTTCAACCTGATGGACCGAGGCTTTGTGTTTAAGCAGATCAACAATTACATCAATGGCTTCATGCCCGGAGATCCAAAG ACGCTGTATGAGTTCAAGTTTGAGTTCTTACGCGTTGTGTGCAATCATGAACACTATGTTCCCTTAAACCTGCCAATGCCATTTGGAAAAGGGAGGATACTGAGGTTTCAAG ATCTGCAGATGGATTACTCTCTGACAGAAGACTTCTGTAGGAACCACTTCCTGGTCGGGCTTCTGCTCAGGGAGGTCAGTGCTGCTCTGCAGGAGTTCAGGGAGATTCGGCAGATAGCCATACATGTCCTGAAGACCCTCATGATTAAACACACATTTGATGACCGCTATTCATCCAAG agccAGCAGGCCAGATTGGCCACCTTGTACTTCCCCTTGTTTGGTCTCCTTCAGGAGAACGTCAACAGGCTTAATGTGAAGGAAGTCTCCCCATTCCCTGTCAACCACTCCAACAAT aATGGACGAGACGATTCGCTCCTTTCAAATGCCTTGATGACGCCTCCTAGGTCCAGCACGTTTCTGGACACCAGCTTGCACAAAGATGTTTTTGGAGCTATCTCGGGTACAA CTTCCCCTCATGCAGTTTCCACCCCTAACGTGAACTCTATGCGCCACACCGACTCTCGTGGCTCCCTCATCAGCACAGAATCAGTCAACAGCCTCCATGAGAGGAACCATGACAAAACCAATTCTCTTGACAAG AACCAACCTGCCTCGACCCTGGGAAGCACCTTGATGCGATGTGATAAATTGGATCAGGCAGAGATCAAAAGCCTCCTCATGTGTTTCTTACATGTGCTTAAAGGCATGTCTGAAG ATGCTCTGTTCACATACTGGAACAAGGCTTCATCTGCTGAACTGATGGACTTCTTTATCTTAATTGA AGTGTGCCTCCATCAGTTCAGATACATGGGGAAAAGATACATTGCAAG AAACCAGGAAGGGGCAGGACCCGTAGCACATGAGCGGAAGTCTCAGACTCTGCCTGTGTCCCGTAACAGGGCGGGAATGATGCATGCCCGCTTACAGCAGCTCAGCAGCCTGGATAACTCATACACTTTTAACTACA cCTACAGTCACTCCGATGCGGATGTGTTGAACCAGTCACTCCTGGAGGCCAACATCGCCACTGAAGTGTGTCTAACAGTCCTGGACACTCTCAGCATCTTCATCATGGGCTTTAAG ACACAACTTTGCTCTGACCACGGCCACAGCCCactgatgaagaaggtgtttgAAGTTCATCTCTGCTTCCTGCACATCAATCAGTCTGAAACAGCCCTGAAGCAGGTCTTCACATCACTGCGCACTTTTATTTACAAG TTCCCGTGCACATTTTTTGAAGGCCGTGCAGATATGTGCGCAGCCTTCTGCTACGAGATTCTGAAATGTTGCAACTCCAAGCTGAGCTCCATTCGTAGTGATGCAGCCCACCTGCTGTATTTTCTCATGAAGAGCAACTTTGACTACACAGGTCGCAAGTCCTTTGTCAGAACACACCTGCAG GTGGTGATTGCTGTCAGTCAGTTGATCGCTGATGTGATCGGTATTGGAAGCACCCGCTTCCAGCAATCTCTGTCAATAATCAACAATTGTGCCAACAGTGATAGAACTATCAAG CACACAGCTTTCCCATCAGATGTGAAGGACTTGACAAAACGCATCAGGACCGTTTTGATGGCCACAGCTCAAATGAAGGAGCATGAGAGAGATCCAGAAATGCTAGTGGACCTGCAGTACAGCCTTGCCAAGTCGTACGCCAGCACCCCCGAGCTGCGAAAGACCTGGCTGGACAGCATGGCCCGAATCCATGTGAAGAATGGAGACCTATCAGAG GCGGCCATGTGTTACGTTCATGTTGCAGCCCTCGTGGCAGAATACCTCCGGAGAAAAG GAATGTTCAAGCAGGGCTGTTCAGCTTTCCGAGTTGTAACCCCAAACATTGATGAAGAAGCAGCAATGATGGAGGATGTTGGGATGCAGGATGTGCATTTTAATGAG GACGTTTTAATGGAGCTTTTGGAGGAGTGTGCAGACGGCCTGTGGAAAGCAGAGCGCTATGAGCTCATCTCAGACATCTATAAACTCATAATCCCAATTTATGAGAAGCGAAGGGACTTTGAG AAACTGGCCCACCTGTATGACACACTGCATCGTGCATACAGCAAAGTGACGGAGGTGATGCATACAGGCAAGAGGCTGCTGGGGACGTACTTCAGAGTGGCTTTCTTTGGTCAG GGTTTCTTTGAGGATGAAGATGGTAAGGAGTACATCTATAAAGAGCCCAAGTTCACACCCCTGTCTGAGATCTCCCAGAGGCTCCTGAAGCTTTACTCTGACAAGTTTGGACAGGAGAACGTGAAGATGATTCAGGATTCTGGACGG ATTAATCCCAAAGACCTGGACTCAAAGTACGCATATATTCAAGTAACCCACGTGACTCCATACCTGGATGAGAAAGAGCTGGCTGACAGAAAGACAGAGTTTGAAAAGAGCCACAACATCAGGCGATTTGTATTCGAAATGCCTTTCACAATATCTGGCAAAAAGCAAGGTGGAGTGGAGGAGCAGTGCAAACGCAGGACGATACTCACCA CAACACACTGTTTTCCCTACGTGAAGAAGCGCATCGCAGTGATGTACCAACACCACACCGACCTGAGCCCCATCGAGGTGGCCATCGATGAAATGAGCAAAAAGGTGGCCGAGATCAACCAGCTGTGCTCCTCCAGCGACGTGGACATGATCCGTCTGCAGCTCAAACTGCAAGGCAGCATCAGTGTCCAG GTAAATGCAGGACCACTTGCATACGCCAGAGCTTTTCTGGATGACTCGAGCGCCAAGAAGTATCCAGATAACAAGGTCAAGCAGCTCAAAGAGGTCTTCAG GCATTTTGTGGAGGCCTGTGGCCACGGCTTGGGCATTAATGAGCGACTGATCAAAGAGGACCAGCAGGAGTACCACGATGAGATGAAAGCAAACTACAGGGACTTGACCAGAGAGTTGTCCATCATCATGCACGAGCAG ATCATTCCGGTGGAAGACGGCATGAAGAGCGTGCTCCCCGACTCGCTTCACATCTTCAACGCCATCAGTGGCACGCCGACCTCTGTCACCATCCAGGGCATCCCGCACTCGGCGTCAGTGATATAA